The Balneola sp. genomic sequence ACAAGCCAATGGATATCAAACAGGAAGAAGAAACAACTATTCTTCCCTACTACCAAGAAGCTTCCTTTACCCCAAGCTGGTTTGACGAAGAGAATGTGCTTCCCAGCGATTTTCATAAAATTCCTGAATTTTCACTTACTAATCATTTGGGAGAAACTATTACTGAAGAAACTGTTCAAGGAAAAATCTATGTGGTTGATTTCTTTTTTGCCAGCTGCTCAGGCATTTGCCCAAAACTAACTTCCAATATGGCTATCGTACAGGATGCCTTTTTAAAGGATGAAGATGTTCTTTTACTTTCCCACTCAGTAACTCCCACCCTGGATACTGTTCGGGCTCTTAAAGCCTTTTCTAAAACATATGGTGTAATTGATGGTAAATGGCATCTACTTACAGGAGATAGGGACCTTATTTATGATCTGGGAAGGAACTACTATTTCGTGGAAGAAGATTTAGGGTTAGAAAAGAATCCTGATGAGTTTATACACACTGAGAATATGGTACTTATCGATCAGGATGGATATATAAGAGGGATCTATAATGGATTGAATAAAACTTCCATAAACCAGCTTATTGAGGATATTAATACTCTTAAAAACAGTTCTGCTCACTCATAAAGCGAATCACCAAAAGCAATAATTCCCGCTCCGAAAATTGTTTTTTACTTTGATCTAAGTAGAGATTCCCTGACTTTTGTTTTGAGAAACAAAAAAAGTTAACACAATCAGGGAAGATGAATTCACACGAAATTGACTACACTATCCATGGAAATGACATGCAGGTCATTTCTATTGAATTAGATCCTCAGGAAACGGTAATCGCCGAAGCGGGTACGATGAACTGGATGGACAGGGGAATTAACTTTGAAGCCAAATTGGGAGATGGATCACAACCGGATAAGGGAATATTTGGAAAGCTTTTGGATGTAGGGAAAAGAGCCTTAACTGGAGAATCTATTTTTCTCACCCACTTTACAAACGTGGGTTCAGGGAAAAAGGAAGTGAGTTTCGCAGCTCCCTACCCTGGCACTATAATCCCGTTAAACTTGAAAACTATCGGTGGCGAAATCCTGTGTCAAAAAGATGCTTTTCTTTGTGCAGCTAAGGGTACTGAAATAAGTATCGCTTTCAATAAGCGATTAGGCAGTGGCTTTTTCGGGGGTGAAGGATTTATCCTCCAAAAGTTGCGAGGTGATGGACTCGCTTTTCTTCATGCAGGTGGTACGGTAATAGAGCGAGAGTTAAATAATGAGTCTTTGTTAATAGATACCGGTTGTATTGTAGCTTTTTCACCTGAACTGGAATACAACATTGAACGATCAGGCAATATGAAGTCCATGTTTTTTGGTGGAGAAGGATTATTCCTTGCTACTCTTCAAGGTACCGGAAAGGTTTATCTGCAAAGTTTACCCTTCTCTCGTTTGGCTGATCGAATTATCCAGCAAATTCCAAGAACTCCTGTTCATAGAGACGATAATTAATTGTATGCCGGAGTATTCAATTAAAGGTGGTGAACAAGGTGCTAAAAGACTGGATATTCTATTTAACACGCTTGAAGGAAGTACCAACGAGTTTCTTAATCGAGCTGAACTAAATCAAGGTATTCATTGCCTGGATTTAGGCTGTGGAAACGGCGGGGTATCTTTTCTTTTGGCAGACCTTACCGGATCAGAAGGCCAAGTTCTCGGATTAGATATTGATCAAAAAAACATTCAAATCGCTAATGAAACAGCCAGTAAAAAAAATATTGAGAATATATCCTTTCAACGTTTTGATGCATATGAATTAGATAATAACAACGAATATGATCTTGTCTATAGTCGCTTTCTACTGTCCCACCTCGCCTCACCGGAAACTGTTCTAAACCGCATCTTCGACTCACTCAAAACAGGCGGTACCATATTAGTTGAAGACACAGATTTTACCGGGCATTTTTGCTATCCAAATTCTGCTCACTTTGATCAATATGTTTCCCTATATCAAAAACTGCTTAAGATAAGAGGTGGCAATGCCAACCGAGGTCAGGAACTTGTTGGCATGCTAGAAAAAGCTGGGTTTACCGATATAGAATTCACAATATCACAACCTGCTCATACATCAGGTAATGGCAAGCTAATGGCTGAAATTACTTTTGAAGCTGTATTTCAGTCGCTTATAGATGAACAACTCATAGACAAGAAAGAGTTCTCAGAGATTCATAAAGGACTCATTGAATTCCGAAAACGCGAGGATACCTTAATGAGCCTTCCCCGAATCTTTCAGGTAAAAGCTCGTCGGGAATAATGAATTACTGATTCATTGAGATCAGGAACTCTTCATTATTTTTAGTTCCCTTTACTTTCTCAATTAAGAACTCAGCCGCTTCGAACGAATTCATCTTGGTCATATAACGTCGAAGCAATACTACCTTTTCTCGTTCGGCATCGCTTACAAGTAGTTCTTCCCTTCTGGTTCCGCTTCTAAACACATCAATAGCTGGATAGATTCTACGGTCAGAAATTCTTCTATCGAGGACAATCTCACTGTTACCAGTACCTTTAAATTCCTCGAAAATTACATCATCCATCCTGGAGCCAGTATCAACAAGAGCAGTAGCAATAATGGTTAAGGAACCGCCGCCTTCTATATTTCGGGCAGAACTGAATAACTGACGAGGTACTTTCAGTGCTTCTGAATCCACACCTCCTGTCATTGTACGTCCTTTATTACCTGCTCCTACATTATACGCTCTTGCAAGGCGGGTTATTGAGTCGAGAAGTAATAGTACATCATGCCCGCTTTCAACAAGACGTTTTGCTTTTTCAAAAACAATCTCAGAAAGCCCAA encodes the following:
- a CDS encoding SCO family protein — encoded protein: MKLYRSMKNFSLLAILLFLVACKSEYKPMDIKQEEETTILPYYQEASFTPSWFDEENVLPSDFHKIPEFSLTNHLGETITEETVQGKIYVVDFFFASCSGICPKLTSNMAIVQDAFLKDEDVLLLSHSVTPTLDTVRALKAFSKTYGVIDGKWHLLTGDRDLIYDLGRNYYFVEEDLGLEKNPDEFIHTENMVLIDQDGYIRGIYNGLNKTSINQLIEDINTLKNSSAHS
- a CDS encoding TIGR00266 family protein, yielding MNSHEIDYTIHGNDMQVISIELDPQETVIAEAGTMNWMDRGINFEAKLGDGSQPDKGIFGKLLDVGKRALTGESIFLTHFTNVGSGKKEVSFAAPYPGTIIPLNLKTIGGEILCQKDAFLCAAKGTEISIAFNKRLGSGFFGGEGFILQKLRGDGLAFLHAGGTVIERELNNESLLIDTGCIVAFSPELEYNIERSGNMKSMFFGGEGLFLATLQGTGKVYLQSLPFSRLADRIIQQIPRTPVHRDDN
- a CDS encoding class I SAM-dependent methyltransferase is translated as MPEYSIKGGEQGAKRLDILFNTLEGSTNEFLNRAELNQGIHCLDLGCGNGGVSFLLADLTGSEGQVLGLDIDQKNIQIANETASKKNIENISFQRFDAYELDNNNEYDLVYSRFLLSHLASPETVLNRIFDSLKTGGTILVEDTDFTGHFCYPNSAHFDQYVSLYQKLLKIRGGNANRGQELVGMLEKAGFTDIEFTISQPAHTSGNGKLMAEITFEAVFQSLIDEQLIDKKEFSEIHKGLIEFRKREDTLMSLPRIFQVKARRE